Proteins from a genomic interval of Acropora muricata isolate sample 2 unplaced genomic scaffold, ASM3666990v1 scaffold_748, whole genome shotgun sequence:
- the LOC136907406 gene encoding zinc finger protein 862-like yields the protein MMHCQNTKEMRMGSSGRQGRAAFSVKFLTSFKGLLFTSFLWDIAEEAAHLSKVFQAEFLTVTTAAAAVRKFEFQCLSMKKSNGPRVQALLKETGGGNVFKEIEITRDGNDVAQYEKIKKSVLDEIGQSMTERFHYLFNDPVVKASSIFDPETWPGYCEELASFGYDQLQIISNRYQGLLEKAGFRAECVGSEWQGVKSLVSLIKHKTTPDIYSVLFCKHKEEFPNFLLIAKIVLTWPLSTAACERGFSSMNRTKTIQRSSLTPKTLDNNLRISIKYHSLTKSERVKSFVQSGHLANAVKHWREKGLSTRREDWVEKHPEAKTWNSLKGGQSKH from the coding sequence ATGATGCATTGCCAGAATACAAAAGAAATGCGTATGGGATCAAGTGGTAGGCAGGGACGAGCAGCTTTCTCGGTGAAGTTCTTGACATCATTCAAAGGATTGCTTTTCACCAGTTTCCTGTGGGACATTGCCGAGGAAGCAGCACATTTAAGTAAGGTTTTTCAAGCAGAATTTCTCACGGTCACAACTGCAGCGGCAGCAGTTCGAAAATTTGAGTTCCAGTGTCTAAGTATGAAGAAATCAAATGGTCCAAGAGTCCAGGCacttttgaaagaaactggGGGAGGAAATGTGTTCAAAGAAATTGAGATTACAAGGGATGGAAATGATGTTGCTCAGTATGAGAAGATTAAGAAGTCTGTATTAGATGAAATTGGACAGAGCATGACAGAAAGATTCCATTATCTCTTTAATGATCCTGTAGTGAAAGCTTCGTCCATTTTCGACCCAGAAACCTGGCCTGGATATTGTGAAGAGTTAGCATCTTTTGGATATGATCAGCTTCAGATAATTTCAAATAGGTATCAAGGCCTGTTGGAAAAAGCCGGATTTAGGGCCGAGTGTGTTGGCAGTGAATGGCAGGGAGTTAAGAGCCTTGTGAGTCTCATCAAGCACAAGACAACACCTGACATTTACTCTGTTCTCTTTTGTAAACATAAAGAAGAGTTTCCTAACTTCCTTCTAATTGCAAAAATTGTGCTGACCTGGCCTTTGTCCACTGCAGCTTGCGAGCGAGGTTTCAGTTCCATGAACCGCACTAAAACAATTCAGCGTTCAAGCTTGACACCCAAGACACTGGACAACAACCTACGAATTTCCATAAAATATCACAGCCTAACAAAGTCTGAGAGAGTGAAGTCTTTTGTCCAATCTGGTCACCTTGCAAATGCAGTCAAGCATTGGCGGGAAAAGGGTTTGAGCACAAGACGAGAGGACTGGGTTGAGAAACATCCCGAAGCTAAAACCTGGAATTCTCTAAAAGGGGGACAGTCGAAACACTGA